The following proteins are encoded in a genomic region of Aliiroseovarius sp. F47248L:
- a CDS encoding alpha-glucosidase/alpha-galactosidase, with translation MTKLTFIGAGSTIFMKNIVGDMLHFDALKDATIALMDIDPERLAESELVATKMIATMGTGAKVETYSDQRRALEGADFVVTAFQVGGYDPCTITDFELPKQYGLRQTIADTLGVGGIMRGLRTVPHLWSVCADMEAVCPDALLMQYVNPMAINTWAIGERFPNIKQVGLCHSVQNTVQELAHDLEMAEGDIRYKVAGVNHVAFFLRLEDAAGQSLYPALRDAYRSGALPKPPLLMPRCGNKVRYEVMEHLGYFCTESSEHLSEYVPWFIKDGRDDLISEFGIPLDEYPKRCVEQQTEWKEQATALKTAAGIDVPKSHEFAAEMMNAIVTGQPYVAYGNLPNTGQIPQLPIGAAVETPCLIDMNGVQPSVVTDIPPQLVALMRSQINVQELTVRALLDENSEHLHHAAMMDPHTAAELDLRQIRSLVDDLLVAHGDWIPAWARKRKAA, from the coding sequence ATGACCAAGCTGACCTTTATTGGTGCCGGTTCGACGATCTTTATGAAGAACATCGTCGGCGACATGCTGCATTTCGATGCGCTGAAAGACGCAACAATTGCGCTGATGGATATCGACCCTGAACGTCTGGCTGAAAGCGAGCTGGTGGCAACGAAAATGATCGCCACAATGGGCACCGGCGCGAAGGTGGAAACCTATTCCGACCAACGCCGCGCGCTTGAAGGGGCCGATTTTGTTGTCACCGCCTTTCAGGTCGGCGGCTATGATCCCTGCACCATCACTGATTTCGAACTGCCCAAACAGTACGGGCTGCGCCAGACCATCGCCGACACGCTTGGCGTGGGTGGCATCATGCGCGGTTTACGCACCGTGCCGCATCTTTGGTCGGTTTGCGCCGATATGGAAGCCGTCTGCCCTGATGCGTTGTTGATGCAATACGTGAACCCGATGGCGATCAACACTTGGGCGATTGGCGAACGGTTCCCCAACATCAAGCAGGTCGGTCTGTGCCATTCAGTTCAGAACACGGTTCAGGAACTGGCCCATGATCTAGAAATGGCTGAGGGCGACATTCGCTACAAAGTGGCCGGTGTGAACCACGTGGCGTTCTTCCTGCGGCTTGAGGATGCGGCCGGCCAAAGCCTCTATCCCGCCCTGCGTGATGCGTATCGGTCCGGTGCCCTGCCCAAACCGCCGCTGCTGATGCCGCGCTGTGGCAACAAAGTGCGCTATGAGGTGATGGAGCATCTGGGCTATTTCTGCACCGAAAGCTCGGAACATCTGTCGGAATATGTGCCGTGGTTCATTAAAGACGGACGCGATGATCTGATTTCTGAATTTGGCATCCCACTAGATGAATACCCCAAACGCTGTGTCGAACAGCAGACAGAGTGGAAAGAACAAGCCACGGCCCTGAAAACCGCCGCCGGAATCGACGTTCCCAAAAGCCACGAGTTTGCCGCTGAGATGATGAACGCCATCGTCACGGGACAACCCTATGTCGCCTATGGCAACCTGCCCAATACCGGGCAGATCCCGCAGCTACCAATAGGCGCGGCGGTCGAAACGCCCTGCCTAATCGACATGAACGGCGTGCAGCCCTCTGTCGTCACGGATATCCCGCCGCAGCTTGTGGCGTTGATGCGCAGCCAGATCAACGTGCAGGAATTGACGGTGCGCGCACTGCTGGACGAAAATTCCGAACATCTGCACCATGCCGCCATGATGGACCCCCACACCGCTGCCGAACTGGACCTGCGCCAGATTCGGTCGCTGGTCGATGACCTGCTGGTCGCACATGGCGACTGGATCCCAGCATGGGCGCGTAAAAGGAAAGCCGCATGA
- a CDS encoding IlvD/Edd family dehydratase, whose amino-acid sequence MTKKRRSQNWYGKLDKDGFIHRSWMKNQGFPDHAFDGRPIIGICNTWSELTPCNSGLRDLAEAVKRGVWEAGGFPVEFPVMSLGETQMKPTAMLFRNLLAMDVEESIRAYGIDGVVLLGGCDKTTPGQLMGAASVDLPSIVVSSGPMLNGKWKGKDIGSGTDVWKFSEAVRAGEMTLQDFMAAESGMSRSKGVCMTMGTASTMASIVEAMGMSLPTNAALPAVDARRAALAHLTGKRIVEMVDEDLKPSDIMTKETFINAIKANAAVGGSTNAVVHLLALAGRVGVDLSLSDFELGSDIPLLVNCMPSGKYLMEDFCYAGGMPVVLKELADAGHLTSAKTVLGGDISAYADGAECYNDDVIKSFTDPVKPAAGLRVLRGNLAPNGAIVKPSAASDHLLEHEAEAYVFENIEDMKANIDRDDLPVTPDTILVLKGVGPKGYPGMPEVGNMPIPAKLVREGVRDMIRISDGRMSGTAFGTVILHVSPESQAGGTLGLVKTGDKIRVSASTGALDLLVDDAEMETRRAAWTPDDPHYTRGYAKLYIDTVLQAEQGADLDFLVGKDTRLVTRESH is encoded by the coding sequence ATGACCAAGAAACGCCGCAGCCAGAACTGGTATGGAAAACTTGACAAGGATGGCTTCATTCACCGCTCGTGGATGAAGAACCAAGGCTTCCCCGATCACGCCTTCGACGGACGCCCGATCATCGGGATCTGCAACACCTGGTCGGAACTGACCCCGTGCAATTCAGGCCTGCGTGACCTGGCCGAGGCGGTGAAACGCGGCGTGTGGGAGGCCGGAGGCTTCCCCGTTGAATTCCCCGTCATGTCGCTGGGTGAAACCCAGATGAAGCCCACGGCAATGCTGTTTCGCAACCTTCTGGCCATGGATGTCGAAGAATCGATCCGCGCCTATGGCATTGATGGCGTTGTGCTTTTGGGTGGCTGTGACAAGACCACGCCCGGCCAGTTGATGGGCGCGGCCAGCGTCGACCTGCCGTCGATCGTGGTCAGCTCTGGCCCTATGCTGAACGGCAAGTGGAAGGGTAAAGACATCGGGTCTGGCACCGACGTCTGGAAATTCTCGGAAGCCGTGCGCGCAGGCGAGATGACATTGCAGGACTTCATGGCCGCCGAAAGCGGCATGAGCCGGTCCAAAGGCGTGTGCATGACGATGGGCACTGCTTCCACGATGGCCTCAATCGTCGAAGCGATGGGGATGAGCTTGCCCACCAACGCCGCCCTGCCCGCCGTTGACGCACGCCGCGCGGCGCTGGCGCATCTGACCGGCAAGCGGATCGTGGAAATGGTGGACGAGGATCTGAAGCCCTCAGACATCATGACGAAAGAAACCTTCATCAACGCGATCAAAGCCAACGCCGCTGTGGGTGGATCAACCAACGCAGTGGTGCATCTTCTGGCCCTTGCTGGCCGCGTTGGTGTTGACCTGAGCCTGTCGGATTTTGAACTGGGCAGCGATATTCCATTGCTGGTCAACTGCATGCCGTCGGGCAAATATCTGATGGAAGATTTCTGCTATGCGGGCGGCATGCCTGTTGTGCTGAAAGAGCTTGCGGACGCCGGTCACCTGACCTCGGCCAAAACCGTGTTGGGTGGCGATATCTCGGCCTATGCGGACGGGGCTGAATGTTACAATGATGACGTGATCAAAAGCTTTACCGATCCAGTAAAACCCGCGGCGGGCCTGCGCGTTCTGCGTGGCAATCTGGCCCCTAACGGGGCGATTGTGAAACCGTCTGCGGCGTCTGATCACCTTCTGGAACACGAAGCCGAAGCCTATGTGTTTGAAAATATCGAAGACATGAAAGCCAATATCGACCGCGATGATTTGCCGGTCACACCTGACACGATCCTTGTTCTGAAAGGCGTGGGGCCAAAAGGCTACCCGGGTATGCCCGAGGTCGGCAACATGCCGATCCCCGCCAAACTGGTGCGCGAAGGTGTGCGCGACATGATCCGCATTTCAGACGGGCGCATGTCTGGCACGGCTTTTGGAACGGTGATCTTGCATGTCTCACCCGAAAGTCAGGCTGGTGGCACGCTAGGGCTGGTCAAAACCGGCGATAAAATCCGCGTCAGCGCCTCGACCGGTGCTTTGGACCTGTTGGTGGATGACGCCGAGATGGAGACCCGCCGCGCTGCGTGGACACCGGATGATCCGCATTATACCCGGGGCTATGCCAAACTTTACATCGACACAGTTCTGCAAGCCGAACAAGGCGCGGACCTTGATTTTCTAGTGGGAAAAGACACCCGCCTTGTGACACGGGAAAGCCACTGA
- a CDS encoding SDR family oxidoreductase translates to MSHATFHDLKDASVFITGGGSGIGASLTEGFLRQGAKVTFVCRSDAYDFVDQMEAETGNRPLFIQCDITDIPALKAAMADSAKAHGAITTLVNNAANDQRHTTLEVDEEFWDWAQSINLKAYFFACQAVMEGMRGAGGGSIINFTSISYMMGNAGYPAYTTANSGINGLTRSLAREFGPDKIRVNALAPGWVLTQKQLDMWAEPAALAAHLDRQCLKEHLAPADIVASTLFLASRASRMITGQALVVDGGVVVTG, encoded by the coding sequence ATGAGCCACGCGACATTTCACGATCTCAAAGATGCCTCGGTGTTTATCACCGGCGGCGGGTCCGGTATCGGCGCCTCCCTGACCGAAGGCTTCCTGCGCCAGGGGGCCAAGGTCACTTTCGTTTGTCGTTCAGATGCTTATGACTTCGTGGATCAGATGGAGGCCGAGACCGGCAACCGCCCCCTGTTCATCCAATGCGACATCACCGATATTCCGGCGTTAAAAGCCGCAATGGCGGACAGCGCCAAGGCGCATGGCGCGATCACAACATTGGTGAACAACGCGGCCAATGATCAACGCCACACCACACTGGAAGTGGATGAAGAATTTTGGGATTGGGCGCAGTCGATCAATCTGAAGGCATACTTCTTTGCCTGTCAGGCCGTGATGGAGGGAATGCGCGGTGCCGGAGGCGGCTCGATCATCAACTTCACTTCGATCAGCTATATGATGGGGAACGCAGGCTATCCGGCCTATACAACTGCAAATTCCGGCATCAACGGACTGACACGCAGTCTGGCCCGCGAATTCGGACCTGACAAAATCCGCGTGAATGCATTGGCGCCGGGTTGGGTTCTGACGCAAAAACAGCTGGACATGTGGGCCGAACCGGCCGCCCTTGCGGCACATTTGGATCGCCAGTGCTTGAAAGAGCATCTGGCTCCTGCAGATATCGTCGCCTCAACCCTGTTTCTGGCCTCACGCGCTAGCCGCATGATCACCGGACAAGCGTTGGTCGTGGATGGCGGCGTGGTGGTGACCGGATGA
- a CDS encoding 2-dehydro-3-deoxygalactonokinase produces MKGAPTIPDWIALDWGTTHLRAWLMTADGSVIERRDCDKGMGGLSRDAFEPVLNDLLSDVITNTKLPVICCGMAGSRQGWAEAPYTPVPCVPPSASKATIVTSANWDVRILPGVKQNSPADVMRGEETQIAGFLASEPNFDGILCLPGTHSKWAHISAGEIISFRTFMTGELFALIGGQSVLRHSVSTNDWDQDAFDAALSDTLTRPADLAAKLFSLRAEGLLHNLSPAAARARLSAFLIGAELASAKPYWLGQQVVILGENTIALAYETALTAQGAMVHCVNAEQMTLAGLNAAFDSLQETKP; encoded by the coding sequence ATGAAGGGCGCGCCAACGATACCCGACTGGATTGCCCTTGACTGGGGCACCACGCATTTACGTGCATGGTTGATGACCGCAGACGGATCTGTGATTGAGCGGCGTGACTGCGACAAAGGCATGGGTGGTTTAAGCCGCGACGCGTTTGAACCGGTGCTGAATGATCTTCTGTCCGATGTTATCACCAACACCAAATTGCCCGTGATTTGTTGCGGCATGGCGGGCTCGCGCCAAGGCTGGGCCGAAGCACCGTATACCCCCGTCCCGTGCGTACCCCCTTCTGCGTCCAAGGCGACCATTGTCACGTCCGCCAACTGGGATGTTCGCATCCTGCCCGGCGTGAAGCAAAACAGCCCAGCCGACGTGATGCGCGGTGAAGAAACCCAGATCGCAGGATTTCTGGCGTCGGAACCCAATTTCGACGGCATTCTGTGCCTGCCTGGTACGCATAGCAAATGGGCGCATATCAGCGCGGGTGAAATCATAAGCTTTCGCACCTTCATGACAGGAGAATTATTTGCACTGATCGGAGGTCAATCGGTGTTGCGCCACTCGGTCTCGACCAACGACTGGGATCAAGACGCCTTTGACGCTGCCCTGTCCGATACCTTGACGCGCCCCGCCGATCTGGCGGCCAAACTGTTTTCCCTGCGAGCCGAGGGGTTGCTGCACAACCTTTCGCCAGCCGCCGCCCGTGCCCGTCTTTCGGCGTTTCTAATTGGGGCTGAACTCGCGTCTGCCAAGCCATATTGGTTGGGTCAACAAGTGGTCATATTGGGTGAAAACACCATCGCGCTCGCTTATGAAACCGCCCTGACTGCCCAAGGCGCAATGGTTCATTGTGTGAACGCTGAACAGATGACACTGGCCGGACTAAATGCCGCCTTTGACAGTTTACAAGAGACCAAACCATGA
- a CDS encoding 2-dehydro-3-deoxy-6-phosphogalactonate aldolase, with product MSREIIAILRGIKPDEALAITDALVNAGITKIEVPLNSPDPYDSIERMINHAGDRALIGAGTVLDVNAVKRLARIGAQMVVSPDANPDVISATKAQGMLSFPGVLTPTEAFSALRSGADGLKFFPAFKLGLDGYKALSAVLPADTKTYAVGGVGPADFADWRKAGITGFGLGSNIYKPGYSAGKIAALAADVVAAYDEATL from the coding sequence ATGAGCCGTGAAATCATTGCCATTCTGCGTGGGATCAAACCGGACGAGGCTCTTGCCATCACCGATGCTCTTGTCAATGCAGGAATCACCAAGATCGAAGTGCCGCTGAATTCTCCTGATCCCTATGACAGTATTGAACGCATGATCAATCACGCGGGCGATCGAGCGTTGATCGGGGCCGGAACGGTGCTGGACGTGAACGCGGTCAAGCGGCTTGCAAGGATCGGGGCGCAGATGGTTGTTTCACCCGATGCCAATCCTGATGTGATCTCTGCCACCAAGGCGCAAGGTATGTTGTCCTTTCCCGGCGTCCTTACCCCGACCGAGGCGTTTAGCGCCCTTCGTTCTGGTGCGGACGGGTTGAAGTTCTTTCCAGCTTTCAAGCTGGGATTGGACGGATACAAAGCCTTGTCAGCTGTCCTGCCAGCGGACACGAAAACCTATGCAGTTGGCGGTGTTGGCCCTGCTGACTTTGCGGACTGGCGCAAGGCGGGGATCACGGGGTTCGGCTTGGGATCAAACATCTATAAACCCGGCTACTCAGCTGGAAAAATCGCTGCTCTGGCGGCGGATGTCGTTGCTGCCTATGACGAGGCGACCTTATGA
- a CDS encoding SMP-30/gluconolactonase/LRE family protein translates to MVTLFSETVCSLGEGPLWHPERMQLFWFDILGKRLLTRLDSVEQVWDFDECVSAAGWVDRDRLILASASAIWQFDIKTGKREKLTALEADNPTTRSNDGRADPQGGFWIGTMGMNAEPNAGAIYRYYRGELCKLYSDITISNAICFSPDGETAYFTDTKLGRIMRVGLDNDGWPKAAPESFLDLSGEDFGADGAVVDMNGNLWNAQWGASRVACYAPDGQFLRAVDVPTPQASCPAFGGPNLTTLFVTTAADGITGDAMAGKTFSVQSDTTGLPEHRVIL, encoded by the coding sequence ATGGTGACGTTATTTTCGGAAACAGTCTGCAGCCTTGGCGAAGGGCCACTTTGGCATCCTGAGCGTATGCAATTATTCTGGTTTGATATCTTGGGGAAACGATTGTTGACCCGTTTGGATAGTGTAGAACAGGTCTGGGACTTTGACGAATGCGTCTCGGCTGCGGGATGGGTGGATCGGGACCGGTTGATCTTGGCCAGTGCTTCGGCGATTTGGCAGTTCGACATCAAAACCGGCAAACGCGAGAAACTGACCGCGCTTGAAGCGGACAACCCAACCACCCGTTCAAATGACGGTCGCGCAGACCCGCAAGGCGGGTTCTGGATTGGCACGATGGGCATGAATGCAGAACCGAATGCCGGTGCGATCTACCGCTATTACCGCGGTGAACTGTGCAAGCTTTACAGCGACATAACCATCTCGAACGCGATCTGTTTTTCGCCGGATGGCGAAACCGCATATTTCACCGACACGAAGCTTGGTCGGATCATGCGGGTCGGGTTAGATAACGATGGTTGGCCCAAAGCCGCGCCAGAGTCCTTTCTTGACCTGTCGGGCGAAGATTTTGGTGCTGACGGTGCCGTTGTTGATATGAATGGAAACTTATGGAACGCCCAATGGGGCGCATCACGTGTGGCGTGTTACGCGCCGGATGGGCAGTTCTTACGCGCTGTTGATGTTCCGACCCCGCAAGCTTCCTGCCCTGCTTTTGGCGGACCGAACCTGACCACTTTGTTTGTCACAACTGCAGCCGATGGTATCACTGGTGATGCGATGGCGGGCAAAACATTCTCTGTTCAGAGCGACACCACGGGACTGCCTGAACATCGGGTTATCCTTTAA